The nucleotide sequence AATGGATGGGATTGAAGTCTTACGCAAGCTTAGAAGCTCTAGGAATGATCAAAACATGGCTATTATTATGCTGACAGGAAGGCAAAAAGACAGTGATATTGTCCAAGCACTCGAATTAGGTGCTGATGATTACATTACGAAGCCATTTAGTTTAAAACAATTAGAAGCAAGAATAAGACGGATTGTAAATCGGATGTTCTAAGGAAGGAGCATTTACATGGCAAAGATATTAATAGCTGATGATGAAGAAGTTTTACGGCTGCTAATCTGTGATACGTTAGAAGATGAAGGACATCTGGTCGTCCAAGCAGTAGATGGGATAGATGCTTTGGACAAAATTCACGAGGACACGTATGACTTAGTTATTTTGGATTTTATGATGCCAGGATTATCTGGGGTAGAGGTAGCAAGGAAGCTTGATGAAGAGTGGAAAAAGGAAACGCCGATACTAATGCTTACCGCAAAAACCCAACAAGCAGATATGGAAGAAACTAAAGCGGCTGGTATTCCTTTTTTCATGTCTAAACCTTTCAGTCCTGCTGAGTTGGCTTTACTAGTGGAGGATATTCTCCATGCTTAAGTTTTTTAAGAAATCAATTCGCTTACAGTTTTTATTTATTATTATGGTAACACTAATCATCGCCTTTATTGGTCTATCCGCGATATTTAGTTTTCAAAGTGTAGTCAAAAGCAGCTATGTGGAAGATAGAGAAGTCTTAAGTACTAAACGCGATCTCATTCACGATATGGAAGAGAGCTATAACAAATTAGTCCTGCATGTTCGTGGCTATGTGGCTTTCCATAATGAGGATGAATTAAGGCTTGCTGAACTATATGTGAAAAATTTGAAAGAAGACTTATATGAGTTTGAACAGTTGAATCTTAATGAAAAGGAATACAATATAGTAAGTCAATTTGAGATATTTCTTAATACGTATTGGGAGCAATGGTTACCGGAAGCAAAGCCAATCGTGGAAGCGGGAAATTACGAAGGATTAAAAGCATTTAGTAGTACCAATTCTACCACGACATTAGTGAATGACTTAATTCAAAACTTAGAACAAATTTCTGAGCAGTTAAATAGTGAGTTGAAGCAAATTAATCAGGAATTTCTGGATTGGTTAAACTTAATTTCCTTATCTCTTGTTCTTTATCTTATTGTGATCTTCCTCGTATTAAGTATTGCAGCAAGACGGTTAACGTTAACAATTGGAAACCCTCTTCATGAACTATCTGAGGCGGCATCGTTAATTGCAAAAGGAGAAAACACTCAAATAAGTGTATTAAAACGTGCAGATGAATTGGGGACACTCTCTCAAAGTTTTGCCGATATGGTTGAAAAGATTAAAGATCGGGAGTCTAATTTATCTACTCAAAATGAGCGACTGATCCAGCAAAGGGAACAGTTGGAGCTCTATGTAAATGATTTGAAAAACCTTAACCTTGCACTAAACGAGTCTTCGATTGTTGCGATTACAGATGCAAAAGGAAAATTTTTATCTGTTAACCAAAAGTTCTGTGATATCTCGAAATTTTCGGAAAAAGAACTGATAGGAGAACACTACTTACGACTGTCTGTCCCGGACCAAAAAGATACAATAACTGATATAGACACACAAATGGAAGATGGACGGATTTGGAGTGGCGAGTTAAAAAATCAACGTAAAGATGGCTCCATCTATTGGGTGTATGCAACGATTGTTCCTTATTTTGATGAAAATAGAAGGATCCAACAATTTGTTTCGATCCAACAGGAAATTACGGCTATTAAAGAACATCAAGTTCAATTAGAAGCATCCATCCATGAACATGAAAAAACAAAGGAAACGTTACAAAGGTTCAATCAACTGAACCATGCTTTATCTACAACCTACAAAAAACAAGAATTAGTGGAGGAAGTATTAGACCATATTGCTTCCATTTATAAAATTGATAAAGGGATATTATTTTTACATCAGTCAGATGAGTACTCTGGTATAGGAATAAGTAAAAACGAGGAACACGAATTTAAACGTTCCTTCCAGATTGTAACGAATAGATTACAATCTAATCCAATCACTTATACGACTGAACGAAAAACTGAAAAGGAAGCTACAGGCTATCATACGAATACAACTAGTTATGATTTGCATGCACCGATTACGAACTCAGCAGAAGAACTAATGGCCGTTTTAATCATCACTCGAATAGATCACCCATTTGATGAAAAGGAAATCCTAGAAATTGATGGGATTCTTAAACGAATCGCGCTCTCCTTAGAACGTATAGAGTTTTTTGAGCAGACAGAAAACAATAGACAACTAAATCAGGATATTATTGATAATATTAATGAAGGGATTCAATTCGTGAATCAAGAAGGATGTCTCATCCACTATAACCAAAAATGGTTGGATTTCTTCGCAATAGGTCATGTCCCTGACTCTATTTCCTTATATCAATATGAAACATGGTCTGCTTGTTCTTTAGAACACGTCCATGAAAAGGAAAAGCTAGAGAAGTTTATGAAGGAAGCCATCTTTGAGGAGGACAATCAGGAGGTTACCTACCAATTTGAAGTTGAAAATTCTCACAGTCGGGTCTTAGTCGTGTATGCCGAAGCGGTTTATCATGCAGGTCAACGAATGGGAACGCTATTTGTATATAGAGATATTACTGCTGAATATGAAGTAGACCAAATGAAATCCAACTTAGTAAGTACGGTGAGCCATGAGTTACGAACACCACTAGCTTCCGTATTAGGCTACACGGAGCTTATGATTAACAAGGAATTAAAGCCAGAACGTCAAGAAAGATATCTAAAAACGATTCATAAAGAGGCACAAAGGTTAACAAGCCTTATTAACGATTTCTTAGACTTGCAAAGAATGGAAGCAGGCCGTCAAGAATACGTGATGAAAAAGGTGGATATGGTGCAGCTTGCTTCAGATGTAGTAAATAGCTTTGAAGCGAAACGAAAGAGCCATCCTATTACGATAAAAAATCCGAGTCAATCTGCCTTTGTAATGGCTGATGCTAGAAGTATGACCCAGCTATATAACAACTTGATTGGAAATGCGATTAAGTTTTCTCCAGACGGAGGAGATATCGTAATTTCCTTTAATACAAGTGACGATCAGCTGTTTATTCATATTTCCGATAACGGGATAGGAATCCCAGATCATGAAATCAACCGTTTATTTACGAAGTTTCACCGGATAGATCATTCCGATCAGCGTAAGATTGGTGGAACAGGCTTGGGGTTAGCAATCTGTAAAGAAATAGTGGATGCTCATAATGGGAAAATTACCGTTCGTTCAGAAGTTGAAATCGGAAGCGTCTTTACTATTATTTTACCTTTAACTCAACCAGAGAGTCAGGTGGAGACAGAACAAGATAATACACTACCTGAAGTTATCTTAGTTGAGGATGATAGAAGCTTATCACGTTTATTAGAGGATGAGTTGCAGGACACCGGATTCTGTGTTCGCACCTTTGCATCAGGTAAGAAAGTACAGGAGAAGATGGAGCAGCTTGCTCCAGACGCGTTTGTTATTGATTTAATGCTTGGAGATGGACCAAATGGTTGGGAAGTCATCCATTCCATTAAGCAATATGAGCATTTAGTGAATGTTCCGATTTTTATTTCAAGTGCCTTAGAAGAGAAAGAAAAAGGTCAGCAATTAGGAGTTACAGATTATTTAACGAAACCGTATCCGCCAAACAAAATATCGACCGTGATTTTACAAACGTTATTACAATATAAAAAGGAAGGACAAATCCTTTTTGTGGATGAAGAGAAATAGCCCCGTATTCACGGGGCTATTTTTATGGCTTTTTTACCTAACAGCTTACTTCAACTGGTTATGTTGCTCAAGCTTGCGTTCAAGCTCTTGCAACTGTTGCTGTTCAGCAGGGGATGCACTTGTAAAAGCAGACTGGATAACACTACGAGCAGATTCTTTCTCTTGCTCGGTTGGGTTTTGTGAATTAGTAAACTGCGCAACAGCGTCTTTTGCTTGTTTAAACATATTAGTCGCCATGTTTGCCATCGTTAAAAACCTCCTAGTGAATTGGTTTCAGCTTCTTCTCGTTTACGCTCTACATCTGTAAAACGTTCACGATACGGGAAACGCTCGTCATGTCTTTTTACAGAATCGGCACCTTGTTGAGTAAAACGTTTTGATTTACTTTTTTTACTCATTCGTTAACCCTCCTGATCCTTTCTGTGAAAGGGGATAAAAAAAGCCTGAACGCGACGTGCGTTCAAGCATAGTATGGTTTCACACGATAAAGTTTATGATTCGAAAATCATGGAAAAATTAATGGACATGTACGTTAAGGTTTAAATATTCTTCTAAGAAAATGCCGATGCCATCTTCTTCATTAGAGGCAGTGACATGCTTTGCAATTTTCTTTAATTCATCAATCCCATTATCCATGGCAACCCCAACACCTGCATATTCAATCATTTCTAAATCGTTGTCTTCGTCTCCAAAAGCAATGATATTGGAGACAGGAATATTGAAATAATGAGCGATTTTTTGTAAGCCAACCGCTTTGTTCATCCCTTTTCGAACAATTTCAATGACGTTCCACGGAGCTCCCCATTTTCGATGCTCAATAACAGACGCGTGTTCATCATCTAAATGTTTACGAAGCTCCCCGATATGATCTTCCCTTGGATGTATCAGAATGGAAGTAGGGTCTTCCATTAATTCCGTTTTTAGGCTGCCGATTTGAATCACAGAATCCTCGGTGTTTGCGTG is from Radiobacillus kanasensis and encodes:
- a CDS encoding response regulator transcription factor, with the protein product MAKILIADDEEVLRLLICDTLEDEGHLVVQAVDGIDALDKIHEDTYDLVILDFMMPGLSGVEVARKLDEEWKKETPILMLTAKTQQADMEETKAAGIPFFMSKPFSPAELALLVEDILHA
- a CDS encoding ATP-binding protein, translated to MLKFFKKSIRLQFLFIIMVTLIIAFIGLSAIFSFQSVVKSSYVEDREVLSTKRDLIHDMEESYNKLVLHVRGYVAFHNEDELRLAELYVKNLKEDLYEFEQLNLNEKEYNIVSQFEIFLNTYWEQWLPEAKPIVEAGNYEGLKAFSSTNSTTTLVNDLIQNLEQISEQLNSELKQINQEFLDWLNLISLSLVLYLIVIFLVLSIAARRLTLTIGNPLHELSEAASLIAKGENTQISVLKRADELGTLSQSFADMVEKIKDRESNLSTQNERLIQQREQLELYVNDLKNLNLALNESSIVAITDAKGKFLSVNQKFCDISKFSEKELIGEHYLRLSVPDQKDTITDIDTQMEDGRIWSGELKNQRKDGSIYWVYATIVPYFDENRRIQQFVSIQQEITAIKEHQVQLEASIHEHEKTKETLQRFNQLNHALSTTYKKQELVEEVLDHIASIYKIDKGILFLHQSDEYSGIGISKNEEHEFKRSFQIVTNRLQSNPITYTTERKTEKEATGYHTNTTSYDLHAPITNSAEELMAVLIITRIDHPFDEKEILEIDGILKRIALSLERIEFFEQTENNRQLNQDIIDNINEGIQFVNQEGCLIHYNQKWLDFFAIGHVPDSISLYQYETWSACSLEHVHEKEKLEKFMKEAIFEEDNQEVTYQFEVENSHSRVLVVYAEAVYHAGQRMGTLFVYRDITAEYEVDQMKSNLVSTVSHELRTPLASVLGYTELMINKELKPERQERYLKTIHKEAQRLTSLINDFLDLQRMEAGRQEYVMKKVDMVQLASDVVNSFEAKRKSHPITIKNPSQSAFVMADARSMTQLYNNLIGNAIKFSPDGGDIVISFNTSDDQLFIHISDNGIGIPDHEINRLFTKFHRIDHSDQRKIGGTGLGLAICKEIVDAHNGKITVRSEVEIGSVFTIILPLTQPESQVETEQDNTLPEVILVEDDRSLSRLLEDELQDTGFCVRTFASGKKVQEKMEQLAPDAFVIDLMLGDGPNGWEVIHSIKQYEHLVNVPIFISSALEEKEKGQQLGVTDYLTKPYPPNKISTVILQTLLQYKKEGQILFVDEEK
- a CDS encoding Cof-type HAD-IIB family hydrolase, which translates into the protein MENGRHMIALDLDGTLLTDDKIISERTKKTVLKAKEEGHIVVISTGRPHRASIDYYRELGLDTPMVNFNGALIHHPNDPKWDALHSPLPIRTALKIVDSCYSLGVRNVLAEVRDQIYIDQYDEALMEIFHANTEDSVIQIGSLKTELMEDPTSILIHPREDHIGELRKHLDDEHASVIEHRKWGAPWNVIEIVRKGMNKAVGLQKIAHYFNIPVSNIIAFGDEDNDLEMIEYAGVGVAMDNGIDELKKIAKHVTASNEEDGIGIFLEEYLNLNVHVH
- a CDS encoding DUF3813 family protein encodes the protein MANMATNMFKQAKDAVAQFTNSQNPTEQEKESARSVIQSAFTSASPAEQQQLQELERKLEQHNQLK